The DNA sequence AATATCATTCAGTACCGTGATAAATATGCGAGTGATGAAGAAGCTGAGAAACAGTGCATTAGACTTCAAGCCTTATGTGATTATTACGAGGCGATTTTTATCATTGATGATCGCTTAGAAATCGCCCATCGCATCAATGCGGATGGTCTACATGTAGGCATGGATGATGTAAGCTATGAAGAGGCTAGGGAACTTTTGGGAGCCGATAAAATCATTGGTGTTTCGTGTTATGGTGACATTGAGCGTGCAAAAAAGTACGCGGCTCTTGGAGCAGATTATGTTGCCTTTGGTGCGTTTTTCCCTTCGCCTACAAAACCACTCGCACACGTGGTGGAACATGAGGTTCTAGGTGCTGCAAAAGCTGAGTTAAATGTTCCTATTTGTGCCATTGGTGGCATTAATGAAGAAAACATCCATTGGCTTTCACAGTATGATATTGCGATGTATTCGGTGATAAGTGCAGTCTATCAAGAAGATGCTATTGAGGAAAATTTAGAAAAATTACAAGCAAAAATAGACTTTTTGCAAAACAAATAAAGCACCAAGGGTGCACGGGCTTTCTGCCGAAGAAAACCTAGTGTTAACGTAGTTTTTGAAGCTTTGCTTTAAAAACGTGTTTAAAGTTCTGCAAGAACTCTAATAAAGGAGCGGGCATGATTTTGGAAAAGTTTGATGTCTCCATCACCAATGCGAGTAAAGGAATGGCGCTAATGCTTATTTTATGGCATCACCTTTTCTATGAGAAGCCAGAGGCTGGCTTTATCGTGTTTCAAGCAGCACTTTTAGCTAAAGTGTGTGTGGGCATTTACGTTGTGCTCAGTGGTTATGGTCTGGCAGAATCGGTGAAGAAAAAAGGGCTTGAATTAGGGGCATTCTATAAACGAAGACTCCTTAAACTCTACATGAATTACTGGCTAATCGCGCTTATTTTTGTGCCAATTGGCGTATGGTTTATGGGAAGAACCCTTTCAAGTGTTTATGGCGAGCATGTTTTTCAAGGCTTCATCATTCAAATGCTAGGGCTTCACATGTTCACGTGGGTGAGTTATGGTTATAACGCTACGTGGTGGTTTATGAGCCTCATCATCGTACTGTATGCGATCTTTCCGTTTGTGAATACACTCACTAAAAAGTACCATCTTTGGTTTTTGGCATTGACGGCGCTACTATTATTTGCACCGATTCCTCTTGTCAACGACTGGATTTTTCCGTTTGCCGTAGGTGTCTATCTTTCGCATAAAGATGGCTTTGTCAAAATGATTATTTGGTTTGATAAACAAGGCAAGTGGCGTTTTTTAACGCTGGCAATTTTCACAGCGTTTGCGGCATGGTACAGACAAAATGGTTGGCTTTTCGATAGCATAAGAGCCGATACTTTTTTTGGAATTTTACTCATTCTTTGGACAACAGAGCTGATTGTTTTTTCTTCTTGGGCAAAGAAGGCATTTGAGTTTGTAGGGGTTCATTCGTTCAATATCTTTTTATTTCATACAT is a window from the Sulfurospirillum oryzae genome containing:
- the thiE gene encoding thiamine phosphate synthase produces the protein MLNKELLKGLYVLTDATLTPTETMLEQVERVLKSGVNIIQYRDKYASDEEAEKQCIRLQALCDYYEAIFIIDDRLEIAHRINADGLHVGMDDVSYEEARELLGADKIIGVSCYGDIERAKKYAALGADYVAFGAFFPSPTKPLAHVVEHEVLGAAKAELNVPICAIGGINEENIHWLSQYDIAMYSVISAVYQEDAIEENLEKLQAKIDFLQNK
- a CDS encoding acyltransferase; the encoded protein is MILEKFDVSITNASKGMALMLILWHHLFYEKPEAGFIVFQAALLAKVCVGIYVVLSGYGLAESVKKKGLELGAFYKRRLLKLYMNYWLIALIFVPIGVWFMGRTLSSVYGEHVFQGFIIQMLGLHMFTWVSYGYNATWWFMSLIIVLYAIFPFVNTLTKKYHLWFLALTALLLFAPIPLVNDWIFPFAVGVYLSHKDGFVKMIIWFDKQGKWRFLTLAIFTAFAAWYRQNGWLFDSIRADTFFGILLILWTTELIVFSSWAKKAFEFVGVHSFNIFLFHTFIYYYYFPNFIYSFKYPVVIFAVLLGVCLVVSVGIEKFKKKIGFDKLI